Proteins encoded by one window of Xiphophorus hellerii strain 12219 unplaced genomic scaffold, Xiphophorus_hellerii-4.1 PGA_scaffold_66__1_contigs__length_299863, whole genome shotgun sequence:
- the vps26c gene encoding vacuolar protein sorting-associated protein 26C isoform X1, which produces MSVTLDIKLKRANKVYHEGETVAGVVTLCCKEPLQHNGIALSMDGIVNLQLSSKSVGVFEAFYNSVKPIPLISSSIEAAKAGKIPGGKTEIPFEFPLISKGNKVLYETYHGVFVNIQYTLRCDLKRPLLAKDLSRSCEFIVHSQPQKSKIVPTPVKFSITPETLQNVRERSQLPHFLIRGHLDATSCVISQPLTGEVQVDKSDVPVKSIELQLVRVETCGCAEGYARDATEIQNIQIAEGDVGHGLPIPVHMVFPRLFTCPTLETTNFKVEFEINVVVILQDDHLITENFPLKLCRV; this is translated from the exons GAAACTGTGGCCGGCGTCGTCACGTTGTGCTGCAAGGAGCCGCTGCAGCACAACGGCATCGCGCTCAGCATGGACGGCATCGTCAACCTGCAGCTCAGCTCCAAGAGCGTCGGCGTCTTCGAGGCGTTCTACAACTCCGTTAAG CCAATCCCGCTGATCAGCAGCAGCATCGAGGCGGCCAAGGCCGGGAAAATCCCAGGAGGGAAAACGGAAATCCCGTTTGAGTTTCCGCTCATCAGCAAAGGCAACAAAGTTCTGTACGAGACTTACCACGGCGTCTTCGTCAACATCCAG TACACGCTGCGCTGCGACCTgaagcgccccctgctggccaaaGACCTGAGCAGGAGCTGCGAGTTCATCGTTCACAGTCAG CCGCAGAAATCAAAAATCGTTCCGACTCCGGTCAAGTTCAGCATCACTCCAGAGACGCTGCAGAACGTCCGCGAG AGGAGTCAGCTGCCGCACTTCCTGATCCGAGGACATCTGGACGCCACCAGCTGCGTCATCAGCCAGCCGCTCACCGGGGAGGTGCAGGTGGACAAATCCGACGTCCCCGTCAAGAGCATCGAGCTGCAGCTGGTCCGGGTCGAGACCTGCG GCTGCGCCGAGGGCTACGCGCGAGACGCCACAGAGATCCAGAACATCCAGATCGCAGAAGGAGACGTCGGCCACGGCCTGCCCATCCCCGTCCACATGGTGTTCCCCCGACTCTTCACCTGCCCCACCCTGGAGACCACCAACTTCAAAGTGG agtttGAAATCAACGTTGTGGTCATCCTGCAGGACGATCACCTGATCACCGAGAACTTCCCTCTGAAGCTCTGCAGAGTCTGA
- the vps26c gene encoding vacuolar protein sorting-associated protein 26C isoform X2 — translation MDGIVNLQLSSKSVGVFEAFYNSVKPIPLISSSIEAAKAGKIPGGKTEIPFEFPLISKGNKVLYETYHGVFVNIQYTLRCDLKRPLLAKDLSRSCEFIVHSQPQKSKIVPTPVKFSITPETLQNVRERSQLPHFLIRGHLDATSCVISQPLTGEVQVDKSDVPVKSIELQLVRVETCGCAEGYARDATEIQNIQIAEGDVGHGLPIPVHMVFPRLFTCPTLETTNFKVEFEINVVVILQDDHLITENFPLKLCRV, via the exons ATGGACGGCATCGTCAACCTGCAGCTCAGCTCCAAGAGCGTCGGCGTCTTCGAGGCGTTCTACAACTCCGTTAAG CCAATCCCGCTGATCAGCAGCAGCATCGAGGCGGCCAAGGCCGGGAAAATCCCAGGAGGGAAAACGGAAATCCCGTTTGAGTTTCCGCTCATCAGCAAAGGCAACAAAGTTCTGTACGAGACTTACCACGGCGTCTTCGTCAACATCCAG TACACGCTGCGCTGCGACCTgaagcgccccctgctggccaaaGACCTGAGCAGGAGCTGCGAGTTCATCGTTCACAGTCAG CCGCAGAAATCAAAAATCGTTCCGACTCCGGTCAAGTTCAGCATCACTCCAGAGACGCTGCAGAACGTCCGCGAG AGGAGTCAGCTGCCGCACTTCCTGATCCGAGGACATCTGGACGCCACCAGCTGCGTCATCAGCCAGCCGCTCACCGGGGAGGTGCAGGTGGACAAATCCGACGTCCCCGTCAAGAGCATCGAGCTGCAGCTGGTCCGGGTCGAGACCTGCG GCTGCGCCGAGGGCTACGCGCGAGACGCCACAGAGATCCAGAACATCCAGATCGCAGAAGGAGACGTCGGCCACGGCCTGCCCATCCCCGTCCACATGGTGTTCCCCCGACTCTTCACCTGCCCCACCCTGGAGACCACCAACTTCAAAGTGG agtttGAAATCAACGTTGTGGTCATCCTGCAGGACGATCACCTGATCACCGAGAACTTCCCTCTGAAGCTCTGCAGAGTCTGA